A stretch of Halichondria panicea chromosome 1, odHalPani1.1, whole genome shotgun sequence DNA encodes these proteins:
- the LOC135349740 gene encoding uncharacterized protein LOC135349740, translating to MFQAAVTNTSNGTLTSTLTTITEVSMLNGSVVTCSSGGTMESRSITVAEPPLSPSTPILASQHNVVSSSIITLDWDSPSSTGGVSVTQLCPHYLPKPFSGSPVTVETTSAQITVSYNTLYNVTIRAVNCVGMSDASMLVTIPSIVACPSSLSAASGVVNIQIPRVYYCAWAPHLPSLVLKIIR from the exons ATGTTTCAAGCTGCTGTAACGAATACAAGTAATGGTACTCTTACCTCCACTCTCACTACCATCACTGAGGTGTCCATGCTGAATGGCAGTGTTGTCACATGTTCCAGCGGTGGAACAATGGAGTCACGATCAATCACAGTGGCCG AGCCTCCATTGTCTCCATCAACTCCAATATTGGCTTCACAACATAATGTAGTCAGTTCCTCTATTATCACTCTGGACTGGGACTCCCCCTCttctactggtggtgtgtctgtcactCAACTATGTCCTCATTATCTCCCCAAACCTTTCTCCGGGTCACCAGTCACCGTGGAGACCACCTCAGCACAGATAACTGTCTCCTACAACACACTCTACAATGTGACCATCAGAGCTGTTAATTGTGTTGGAATGAGTGATGCCTCAATGTTGGTTACTATACCGTCCATAG TTGCCTGTCCCTCTTCCCTCTCTGCTGCTAGTGGGGTGGTAAACATCCAGATACCCCGTGTATACTACTGTGCATGGGCTCCACACTTACCTTCACTTGTTCTGAAGATAATCAGATGA
- the LOC135349800 gene encoding uncharacterized protein LOC135349800 — translation MYTHSYFLTVPIYIVNCTVPAEPCNGAILDYERLNETVLEGTVLTYQCDNGFSLTGPNTITCTNAGVWSTKPEAIVCVLMTEVSTIAPLFSTSATVAISVVITLIVTLVIGFLTGLLVMHLFSRKKAVYFPATEGQANAASTTPVGPVYEEMSPKEDIELNTNQAYGPLGL, via the exons ATGTATACTCACAGTTATTTTCTGACcgtccctatatatatagtcaacTGCACTGTACCTGCTGAGCCGTGCAATGGTGCTATATTGGACTATGAGAGGTTGAatgagacagtgttggagggaacagtgctgacttaccagtgtgacaatggattctcactgactggacccaacaccatcacttgcactaatgctggagtctggagtACTAAGCCTGAGGCAATCGTGTGTGTACTTATGACTGAAG TTTCTACTATCGCTCCCTTGTTCTCCACTTCTGCAACTGTCGCTATCAGTGTGGTCATCACTTTAATTGTCACTCTAGTCattggattcctcactggactcctagtgatgcaTCTTTTctctcgtaagaaggcagtgtactTCCCGGCAActgaaggacaagctaacgCAGCGTCCACTACACcagttggtcctgtttatgaggaaatgtcacccaaagaggacattgaactcaacacaaaccagGCGTACGGACCATTAGGACTGTGA
- the LOC135331120 gene encoding E-selectin-like: MSSPSLQHLSLGHQSPWRPPQHRSLFPTTLPTHVTIRAVNCAGSSTDVMVMIPFIVTCPSNPTPADRVTINSAPPLPALVGSTLSFTCNGQMVPATCESNGRWSPDPTTYVCLSDLTCGSPAAPSNGSVDVSGRTPPFSLGSEVTYHCDDGLFPLDVRTEWGEWVENPGSLVCRERPVNCTLPTEPCNGAIVEYERLNETVLEGTVLTYQCDNGFSLTGPNTITCTNAGVWSTEPEAIMCVVSTVAPLFSTSATVAISVVITFIVTLVVGFLTGLLVMYLFFRKKAVYFPSN, encoded by the exons ATGTCCTCACCATCTCTCCAACACCTCTCTCTGGGTCACCAGTCACCGTGGAGACCACCTCAGCACAGATCACTGTTTCCTACAACACTCCCTACACATGTGACAAtcagagctgtcaactgtgctGGCTCTAGTACTGATGTGATGGTGATGATTCCTTTTATTG TTACCTGCCCCTCCAACCCAACACCTGCCGATCGAGTGACCATTAATAGTGCTCCACCACTGCCTGCACTAGTAGGATCAACTCTTAGCTTCACTTGCAATGGACAGATGGTACCAGCAACCTGTGAGAGTAATGGACGATGGTCACCTGACCCCACCACATACGTTTGTCTCTCAG ATCTCACCTGTGGCTCTCCTGCTGCACCATCCAATGGCAGTGTGGACGTCAGTGGTAGgacaccacccttctcactgGGTTCAGAGGTCACCTATCACTGTGACGATGGACTGTTCCCCCTTGATGTGAGGACAGAgtggggagagtgggtggagaatcctGGGAGCTTGGTGTGCAGGGAGAGGCCAG TCAACTGCACCCTTCCTACTGAGCCTTGCAATGGTGCTATAGTTGAGTATGAGAGGTTGAAcgagacagtgttggagggaacagtgctgacctaccagtgtgacaatggattctcactgactggacccaacaccatcacttgcactaatgctggagtctggagcactgagcctgaggcaatcatgTGTGTAG TTTCTACTGTCGCTCCCTTGTTCTCCACTTCTGCAACTGTCGCTATCAGTgtggtcatcactttcattgtcactctagtcgttggattcctcactggactGCTAGTGATGTATCTTTTCTTTCGTAAGAAAGCAGTGTACTTCCCCAGCAACTGA
- the LOC135348905 gene encoding uncharacterized protein LOC135348905 isoform X2 → MFHKAQYSVSVDRPCPMETVTFTCTANGDILIWDLPGNRITVLTTSDPLVMQSGYTVTLIAFDNDTLTSTLSRTAENGITVSCSEIVSTLTTIGSSTIRLVDPPGPPSAVRHFILSSSVNEVSVSVQWNPPTETGGRDDPTYTVTISPPAQLFATVLTSTSVTVTAQYNVDYTVSVVATNCAGNSTTADYNFRIGGCPALTNLTNGAFGPVFSRLPGSTVTIQCDAGYVSVVAMVTCEGTLMWSPDPEAIECTSLITPTPTTPPPINCTAPLSPPLEPPTAAPCNCNCASLSDGSRFDAAVSISVVVTAIVFMIIGLFVGLLIMYLFMHKKNVYSPSPKERANVGPTVPAGPVYEEVSPKEEIELNTNQAYGPVGL, encoded by the exons ATGTTTCATAAAGcccaatattcagtgagtgtggatagaccatgtccaatggaaacagtcacttttACCTGCACTGCTAATGGAGATATCTTGATATGGGACCTGCCTGGAAATCGTATCACTGTTCTCACCACCTCTGATCCACTAGTAATGCAGTCAGGCTACACTGTGACACTGATTGCATTTGATAACGATACATTAACTTCTACTCTATCAAgaacagcagagaatgggatcactgtgtccTGTTCCGAGATTGTGTCTACTCTAACCACTATAGGATCTTCAACAATCCGTTTGGTTG atccACCAGGACCACCTTCTGCTGTAAGACATTTTATTTTGAGCAGCTCAGTCAATGAAGTCAGTGTatctgtacagtggaaccctcctactgagactggtggtagagatgacccCACTTACACAGTGACCATCTCACCTCCGGCCCAGCTCTTTGCaactgtcctcacatccacctctgtcactgtgactgctcaatacaatgtggactacactgtcagtgttgtggctaccaactgtgctgggaacagtacaactGCTGACTACAACTTTAGGATCG GTGGCTGTCCTGCATTGACCAACCTCACGAATGGAGCATTTGGACCAGTCTTCAGCAGATTGCCTGGATCAACAgtaaccatccagtgtgatGCTGGGTATGTGTCTGTTGTTGCGatggtgacatgtgagggtacactgatgtggagtccagaccctgaggctattgagtgtacatCACTAATCACACCTACTCCCACAACTC CCCCTCCAATAAACTGCACGGCTCCACTATCCCCACCACTTGAACCACCTACAGCTGCTCcttgtaattgtaattgtgCCAGCCTATCTGATGGGAGTCGATTTGATGCAGCTGTCTCCATCAGTGTGGTTGTCACAGCAATTGTATTCATGATAATAGGATTATTTGTGGGACTCTTGATAATGTATTTGTTCATGCATAAGAAGAATGTGTACTCCCCGTCACCTAAAGAGCGAGCTAACGTAGGACCCACTgtaccagctggtcctgtttatgaggaggtgtcacccaaagaggagattgaactaaatactaaccaggcgtatggaccagtaggacTGTGA
- the LOC135348905 gene encoding uncharacterized protein LOC135348905 isoform X1, whose product MHAILNSWAYINVCLISERIIIPLISLMFYNLSICENRKCINMNIKEVNNCKGGCLVSITLTFSLSIEMTLIEIIKLIRVLLICFLAGFSTAQYSVSVDRPCPMETVTFTCTANGDILIWDLPGNRITVLTTSDPLVMQSGYTVTLIAFDNDTLTSTLSRTAENGITVSCSEIVSTLTTIGSSTIRLVDPPGPPSAVRHFILSSSVNEVSVSVQWNPPTETGGRDDPTYTVTISPPAQLFATVLTSTSVTVTAQYNVDYTVSVVATNCAGNSTTADYNFRIGGCPALTNLTNGAFGPVFSRLPGSTVTIQCDAGYVSVVAMVTCEGTLMWSPDPEAIECTSLITPTPTTPPPINCTAPLSPPLEPPTAAPCNCNCASLSDGSRFDAAVSISVVVTAIVFMIIGLFVGLLIMYLFMHKKNVYSPSPKERANVGPTVPAGPVYEEVSPKEEIELNTNQAYGPVGL is encoded by the exons atgcatgcgatattaaattcgtgggcatatataaatgtttgcttaatcagcgagagaataattatacccttgATTAGTCTTATGTTCTATAATCTGTCTATATGCGAAAACAGGAAGTGTATTAATATGAATATAAAGGAAGTAAACAATTGCAAAGGAGGTTGTCTAGTCAGCATCACATTAACCTTCTCACTGTCAATAGAGATGACACTAATAGAGATAATAAAGCTCATTAGAGTTCTTctgatttgctttctggctggCTTTAGCACTG cccaatattcagtgagtgtggatagaccatgtccaatggaaacagtcacttttACCTGCACTGCTAATGGAGATATCTTGATATGGGACCTGCCTGGAAATCGTATCACTGTTCTCACCACCTCTGATCCACTAGTAATGCAGTCAGGCTACACTGTGACACTGATTGCATTTGATAACGATACATTAACTTCTACTCTATCAAgaacagcagagaatgggatcactgtgtccTGTTCCGAGATTGTGTCTACTCTAACCACTATAGGATCTTCAACAATCCGTTTGGTTG atccACCAGGACCACCTTCTGCTGTAAGACATTTTATTTTGAGCAGCTCAGTCAATGAAGTCAGTGTatctgtacagtggaaccctcctactgagactggtggtagagatgacccCACTTACACAGTGACCATCTCACCTCCGGCCCAGCTCTTTGCaactgtcctcacatccacctctgtcactgtgactgctcaatacaatgtggactacactgtcagtgttgtggctaccaactgtgctgggaacagtacaactGCTGACTACAACTTTAGGATCG GTGGCTGTCCTGCATTGACCAACCTCACGAATGGAGCATTTGGACCAGTCTTCAGCAGATTGCCTGGATCAACAgtaaccatccagtgtgatGCTGGGTATGTGTCTGTTGTTGCGatggtgacatgtgagggtacactgatgtggagtccagaccctgaggctattgagtgtacatCACTAATCACACCTACTCCCACAACTC CCCCTCCAATAAACTGCACGGCTCCACTATCCCCACCACTTGAACCACCTACAGCTGCTCcttgtaattgtaattgtgCCAGCCTATCTGATGGGAGTCGATTTGATGCAGCTGTCTCCATCAGTGTGGTTGTCACAGCAATTGTATTCATGATAATAGGATTATTTGTGGGACTCTTGATAATGTATTTGTTCATGCATAAGAAGAATGTGTACTCCCCGTCACCTAAAGAGCGAGCTAACGTAGGACCCACTgtaccagctggtcctgtttatgaggaggtgtcacccaaagaggagattgaactaaatactaaccaggcgtatggaccagtaggacTGTGA
- the LOC135331039 gene encoding uncharacterized protein LOC135331039: protein MQVQAVIISIQLFYLAAATLISTPPVACPDDTVTFTCSLPSDVDGAILWTVTPPPGLNTVSVNGVVNNIGRTLTLGTDEMFMFRAAYSGLDGGMVTSTLTTLSMVTVLAGAMVQCEDLGGAGGGLIPIRVADIPSPPLNPVLFFNQNQPSSSIITLDWDSPSSTSGVSISYVLTISPTPLSGSPVTVETTSTEITVSYNTPYNVTIRAVNCAGMSNASILAILSIVTCSSSPSTASGVVNDQIPSVPTVGSKLNFGCSGENQMRTSTCGSDGRWNPDPEDFMCPIVEPPVTCPVPGVPSMGSVSTVGQSYTEGSQVTYQCNEGLFPMGVLTSTCARNGQNVVWEPDPSTVVCRTVPVNCTLPTEPSNGAIVDYERLNETVLEGTVLTYQCDNGLSLTGPNNITCTNAGVWSTEPKAIMCVSPTEGPTATSLSIGAVVAISVIITFFVAAILGFLTGLLVMHLSSRKKAVYSLAPEGQANVGPTPPAGPVYEEVSPKEEMELYTNQAYGPVGL from the exons ATGCAAGTACAGGCAGTTATTATCAGCATCCAGCTGTTTTATCTTGCTGCAG CCACACTGATATCCACCCCCCCTGTGGCTTGTCCTGATGACACTGTCACCTTCACCTGCTCTCTGCCTAGTGATGTTGATGGGGCCATTCTCTGGACAGTAACTCCACCGCCAGGGTTGAATACAGTCAGTGTAAATGGAGTAGTGAATAACATTGGTAGAACATTAACGCTTGGTACTGATGAGATGTTCATGTTCCGAGCTGCTTACTCTGGACTGGATGGAGGCATGGTCACATCCACTCTCACCACCCTCTCTATGGTGACAGTGCTGGCTGGAGCTATGGTACAGTGTGAAGACTTGGGAGGAGCAGGAGGAGGTCTAATACCCATCCGTGTGGCTG ATATCCCCTCTCCTCCACTGAACCCAGTACTGTTCTTCAATCAAAACCAACCCAGCTCTTCCATTATCACTCTGGACTGGGACTCCCCCTCCTCTACTAGTGGTGTGTCTATCAGCTATGTCCTCACCATCTCTCCAACACCCCTCTCCGGGTCACCAGTCACCGTGGAGACCACCTCGACAGAGATCACTGTCTCCTACAACACACCCTACAATGTGACCAtcagagctgtcaactgtgctGGAATGAGCAATGCCTCAATATTGGCGATACTCTCAATAG TTACCTGTTCCTCTTCCCCCTCTACTGCCAGTGGAGTCGTGAATGATCAAATACCCAGTGTGCCTACTGTCGGCTCAAAACTAAACTTTGGTTGCTCTGGAGAAAATCAGATGAGAACCTCTACCTGTGGTAGTGATGGACGATGGAATCCTGACCCTGAGGATTTCATGTGTCCAATAGTGG AACCTCCAGTGACATGTCCAGTTCCCGGGGTCCCCTCCATGGGTAGTGTGAGCACTGTTGGTCAATCTTACACAGAGGGGTCACAGGTCACATATCAGTGCAATGAGGGACTGTTCCCCATGGGTGTCCTGACTTCCACTTGCGCAAGAAACGGACAAAATGTAGTGTGGGAGCCTGACCCCAGTACGGTGGTGTGTAGGACAGTTCCAG TCAACTGCACTCTTCCTACCGAGCCATCCAACGGTGCTATAGTGGACTATGAGAGGTTGAAcgagacagtgttggagggaacagtgctgacttaccagtgtgacaatggactctcactgactggacccaacaacatcacttgcactaatgctggagtctggagcactgagcctaaggcaatcatgtgtgtatcaccaactgaag GTCCTACTGCCACCTCCCTATCCATTGGTGCAGTTGTTGCTATCAGCGTAATTATTACTTTCTTTGTGGCTGCCATTCttggattcctcactggactcctagtgatgcaTCTTTCctctcgtaagaaggcagtaTACTCTCTAGCACctgaaggacaagctaacgtaGGACCCACACCACCAGCTGGTCcggtttatgaggaggtgtcacctaaAGAAGAGATGGAACTGtacactaaccaggcgtatggaccagtaggacTGTGA